A single window of Nicotiana sylvestris chromosome 5, ASM39365v2, whole genome shotgun sequence DNA harbors:
- the LOC104247153 gene encoding geranylgeranyl transferase type-1 subunit beta gives MAEEDDEFRSLTDPDSDPESIPMFFDRNRHICYLEMMLELIPSPYQSQEINRLTLAYFTISGLDILRALDRVDKEGVINWVLSLQAHPRDEAELSNGQFYGFHGSRSSQFQSNENGDAIPNGSHLASTYCALSILKTLDYDFSLLDSTSIVKSMKNLQQPDGSFMPIHSGAETDLRFVYCAAAISSMLENWSGIDKEKAKEYIINCQSYDGGFGLTPGSESHGGATYCAVASLKLMGLIEEDILSKSVSSCFINVPMLLDWSLQRQATDGGFQGRPNKATDTCYAFWVGGVLKILGAHKFINYGGLRKFLFTCQSQYGGFGKIPEQLPDLYHAYYGFCAFSLLGEAGLSSICVELGITNGTRTRL, from the exons ATGGCGGAGGAAGATGATGAATTTCGGAGCTTAACCGATCCAGATTCTGACCCGGAATCAATCCCTATGTTCTTCGATAGAAATCGGCATATTTGCTATCTAGAGATGATGCTGGAACTCATACCTTCACCTTATCAATCGCAAGAAATCAATCGCCTCACTCTCGCTTACTTCACCATCTCCGGTCTCGACATTCTACGTGCCCTCGATCGC GTTGACAAAGAAGGGGTGATTAATTGGGTTTTATCACTGCAAGCTCATCCACGAGATGAAGCTGAATTGAGCAATG GACAATTTTATGGGTTCCATGGTTCTAGGAGTTCTCAGTTTCAATCGAATGAAAATGGG GATGCAATCCCCAATGGCAGTCATTTGGCAAGTACTTACTGCGCGCTATCCATATTGAAGACCCTTGACTATGACTTTTCACTGCTGGATTCCACATCAATCGTCAAATCAATGAAAAATCTTCAGCAACCTGATGGGAG cTTTATGCCCATTCATAGCGGGGCAGAGACAGACCTCCGCTTTGTATATTGTGCAG CTGCAATCTCTTCCATGTTGGAAAACTGGAGTGGCATTGACAAGGAGAAAGCCAAAGAGTACATTATAAACTGTCAG TCATACGATGGTGGTTTTGGTTTAACTCCTGGTTCAGAATCACATG GTGGTGCCACTTATTGTGCGGTTGCATCTCTCAAATTGATGGGATTAATTGAAGAGGATATATTGTCAAAGAGTGTATCCTCTTGCTTCATAAATGTGCCCATGCTTCTAGACTGGAGTCTACAG AGACAGGCCACTGATGGTGGTTTCCAAGGTAGACCAAACAAAGCTACTGACACCTGCTATGCTTTTTG GGTTGGAGGAGTTCTAAAGATCTTAGGGGCTCACAAGTTCATCAATTATGGAGGTTTACGTAAATTTCTTTTCACCTGTCAATCCCAG TATGGTGGTTTTGGCAAAATTCCGGAGCAGCTGCCAGATCTTTATCACGCCTACTATGGCTTTTGTGCATTTAGTCTGTTAGGGGAAGCAGGCCTCAGTTCAATCTGTGTTGAACTGGGTATAACAAATGGTACACGCACTAGACTTTGA